gtgtgtgtgtgtgtgtgtgtgtgtgtgtgtgtgtgtgtgtgtgtgtgtgtgtgtgtgtgtgtgtgtgtgtgtgtgtgtgtgacatgcacTCACACTGCTTTGGTTCCTCTTGACTTTTGACTTGATTTGAATTACTTAATTGGTTAGGGTTTtggcagttgaaacaataactcAGTGTTCTGCCCGCCCCTGTTTggggtaaaaagctgagggatggggctggacaGAGCTCTGGATGCAAGGTGtatattgtttgtttacatttaatgTTCACAAACAGTGGAGTAAAAACAAgcatatattttgggttctgaactaacttataagttatattcttcaagatcaGTGggtaacacaggaggttggtggcatcttaattgggagGACGGGCTAGTGGTCATTTgtgccgttccagccattattgtgagctgTCCTCCCCATAGAAGCCTCCACTGATGGGTAAATATCATTAATTGAAAAGTCCAAAAACGGATACGTCAATCGCAGATAGTGTcacaacttccaccgaagtcatttcctctccttgttcgggcggcgtttcgGTGGTTGGCGTCACCGGTCTTCGAGCCATCGTCGAtcccttttcattttccattgtttttgtcttgttcctACACAACCTGGTTTCCATTTCCTCAttatttgttgtgtatttaaccctctgttccccccatgtctttgtgtggaattgtttgttgtaagtgcttgtgcacatgtttactggtgcgcgtcgggtttttgtatttttatgccgttggtttttggattaaactgctccggctactacctagttctgctctcctgagtctgacttccctgccaccagttacgcacccctttacAGATAGCCCCTTTAAggaataaataaatgttaaatatacTTCAAAGCAATACCTTGATTATTTACATACAAACTGTACAATAGTATATTGAAATTGAAAAATTTAAGAGAACAAAAAGTATCCCAtggaaaatgtaaaaatacaCTGTTACTGTGAGTTtttcctctcctttctgtctctcagaCAGCTCCAGATGGATGGAAGAACTCGGTCCGCCACAACCTGTCTCTGAATAAGTGCTTTGAGAAGGTGGAGAATAAGATTGGCAACTCTTCCCGTAAGGGCTGCCTGTGGGCCCTCAACCCAGCCAAGATAGAGAAGATGCAGGAAGAGCTACACAAGTGGCGCCGTAAAGACCCCCTCACTGTCCGCAAGAGCATGGCCAGACCAGGTACTGTAGGTGGTCCATACATCACAGACCAGAACTCCCCTTAGACCTGGGCTATGTTTTATTTGCGCCTCCTCAAAGTTCGGATGCCAGTATTTTAGGTGGAGGGTAAGCTTGGCAATTCTCAGGTCCGTCATGGCATAAATGACACCCTAAATAAGATGCTGTTACATACAGGGTATTTTACCTTTGAGACTGAGCAACTCCAGCGTTCTGGTGATTCTATCTACTCAGCCTTTTTGGCAGCTGTTACAGGAGATAAGTGCAAGGTCATCTCAATTTacccacagtctctctctctctttctctgttttctcagagGACCTGGATCGCCTGTTGGGGGAAAGACCAGAGAAGCTGAAATCTTTACCTTCTTACCACAACCAAATCCCTACCCCTTCCTCCTTCACATCCCATCCTCCAGAGCCCTGTCACCCTCTTCGACTTCCCCTCTACCCCCacgtcccccctccctccctgacaGTCCAACAGCACCCCACATTCACCTGCCCTCCACCCCCCTTCTCCTTCTACTCCCCCTGCAGACAGCAGCCTCCATCGGGAATCCCCCCCAATGTGGGTACCCTGGGTTCCCCTCTGGGCGGGGCAGACACCCCCCACTGTAGCGCGCCACATACAGGCAGAGTATGATGTTGGGCCCAGGAGCATACAGGAGCTACAGCTAAGATGAAGATGCTAGTAAACTGATTTCGACCGCTCACTCCGCTTGAACTGACCTAAGCTTCCACGGtgagaaccgagagagagaggagaaagaggagagataagaGCAGTGACGACTCGCACCGGCTAATACTACAACGACAGAGAGGAACATATCAGGGAAAGTTAGCTTTTATACAATCTACAACAAGATTTACAACCTTGTTCACTCTCCTCTCAGGTTACTTGTGGGACGAGCTGAGAGAGGACAGCCTGGCTCCTGATTCGCTGGTGGTAATCAGCCCCTCCCTGTCCCCATCCTCTTCCCAGCCAACACACCTCCTCCTGGGGTCCAGTCTGAGGAGCACCGGTCCTGTCAACCAGACATCAGAGTGGATCTCCGACGGGCTGGggaaggaagatgaggaggagatgggaggaggatgtGGAGGTCCATCAGACCTACATATTAATGGACAGTACCACACAGCCTACCCAGGTGTGGAGAGCTTGGCTGGTTACCTCACTTCTATGGGGAACACCCCCATACCTTTGCTTTGAAGCCCAGGAATAGGGCTCCCTTCGTGGAATAGCTCACAAAGACCTCCCCCCTGGACCTCTAGAACAACTCAAGACTGTGGTTGTGAAGGTCAAGACTTATCACAAAGGGCTCAGTTTGAAAGTGAATGTAGCAATGATCACAatcaaatgtcatattttgcTCTGCTTTGAACATGCAGAGCACGTTGACTCAATTTGTCGACAATGAGTCTGAAGAGAATGGGGGAGTCTGAGTTCAGATTTGATCATAACCGCGTAAAAAATATGTTGTTATTCATAACAATGACTTTGGCTGGGTCAAAGTCAAGACTTGACATTCATGAGAATGAATGTATCCAAAAGCTCATGACACACCTGACTGTTCAGTGATTAAGAGTAGAGTGCAGTATGACCTAACTCCACACAAGATGGCAGCAAAGAGCTGTAGAGCTGTAGTTACTGGGAACTTTAAAGTTGTAGACAGAAATACAGCACTAATCACATTTTTTCCGTATTCTACACTACAGAGAATCATATATGTTCTACACAAAACATTTCTATGTTGAACATTCTGTGAAGTCGCATTCTCCTGAATAAGCCCCCTGGTGTGATATGTTCCCACTATTGCAATTAGCCTTTTATACAGCTTATGGTGACAAGAGATGATTCAAGCCAGTTGTTTTTTAGCTCAAAGCTAATGaatacaattacaaaatgtgTCTTAGCATAATTTCTTATACGAAACAGGGAACATACTCACTGTTTACTCAATTCATTTTGCTTTATAGAAATAGTTTTCAAAGCTTTATAGCTAAATTACCATTGAGGATGGAAGTCAATATCAAGGCAGAGCCAGACGACTGTTCTCAGGCTTTCATCTGGTTCCTGCAGGCactatctcataataaaaataaaatcacctTACCAGACACAWTTTTTGAGAGTGTATTTTAGTCAAGGCATGTGTGAAAAGCCCCTTTTTCTTGTATGACTTAACTGAGTATATAGTAAACTGTTTTTGATTTATAGCGCTTGAATTCATTCATGAATTTATATTCTAGTCTAGACAATTGTTCTGTGTCTATCTATGCAATTCCCTTCTTCTAATTTCTGTCACAGATCTATCCAGTCATTGTAAAACAACAtttgttatacagtgcattcggaaagtattcagaccccttgacgttttccacattttgttacgttacagccttattctaaaatggattaaataaataaaaattctcatcaatctacacacaataccccataatgataaagcgaaaaacagtttatattttatttattaaaataaaaaacagaaatacctcacgtctggaggaaacctgctaccatccctacagtgaagcatggtggtggcagcatcacgctgtgggtacgttttttagcggcagggactgggagactagtcaggatcaagggaaatatgaacggagcaaagtacagagatccttgatgaaaacttgctccagagcgctcaggacctcagactggggcaaaggttcgccttctaacaggacaacaaccctaagcacacagccaagacaactcaggagtggcttcgggacaagtctctgaatgtccttgagtggcccagccagagcccggacttgaacgcgatggaacatctctggagacctgaaaatagctgtgcagcgacgctccccatccaacctgacagagcttgagaggatctacagagaagaatgggagaaactccccaaatacaggtgtgccaagcttgaagcatcatacccaagaagactcgacgctgtgatcgatgccaaaggtgcttcaataaagtactgaataaagggtctgaatacttatgtgatatttgagtttttatttctaaaacctgtttttgctcgtcattatgggttatagtgtgtagattgatgagggaaaaaaaactattgaatccattttagaataaggctgtaacgtatcaaaatgtggaaaaagtcaaggggtcttgaataatttccgaatgcactgtgattggctgttcCCACATATCATCATCTTCCTATCAAGTGAATAAAGACCACAAGACGCATTTCAAAACTTCCCAAAAAGTCacatatatttatttctcaaagtGGCATTTCAACCATCTAAACTTTACACMattttttgttttaatttacaaaaaccacatttattttaaataaatctgCAGATCACTTGAGACTAAATAGTATGTGCTGGATATCAAAATGAATATCTGGTTTTGATTTCCTATATGACTATCCTTCACCTACTTTTAACTCCTCAAAgtggctatttaaaaaaatactttagaacATAAAACTATGAGTATACGGAAATAAACACGACTAGgattgcaaaattccagtaactttcctaAAACTCCCAAGTTTTCCGGAAATCCGGGTTGGAAGATTCCGGGAATCAGGTTGGAATAAGAAACGCAGGAATCCTCCAAACGGgacttctggaaaaccagggaattttgggaaagctAGAATTTTAAATCCCTAAATACGACACATTCACTTTAAAAGAGTACCTGTCCCATTCTACGACTTACTGTACCCTAATGGCATTTGACTGGTTTCTAGTGGAATGGTGATCGACAAAGAAGTTCATCAAACAGTAGTACTATTCCTATCAGGGACATCGAGTCATTCAGAGCTAATGGCTATTTATTAGAAATTCAATAAACTTTTTTGACTTTCTTTAAGAGTAAAAAAAAGTTGCTGAACCCTAGTAGAAATATATAGGTTCTGCTTGCTCGACTAGAATACATGTTTTGAGGATGTCAGagaattgtgtgtctgtgtcacttGGTCCTGCGACAGACAACTggcgggtctgtctgtctgttgttcaaATAGCTTCATGTCAATGAGATGAAGGGCAGATAAGcagaccctctctctgtctctctttctctctctctcaattttttctctctctcctttttctctctttcctgctctctttttctctttagtAGATTGACTTAGCCCTTCAGAAAACACTGACTAGACAGTCAATCTCATTCATTGTTACTGGCCCTTACATACTGTACTTGTTGTGCTTTTATTTTGTCTAGATCAGGCCACATCAGATGTGTCCCATAGcgaaggtatgtgtgtgtttatgtatgctaCACTGTGAACACATCTACAACACTCTCTATCAGACACAGAAACATAAGTTGAGAGGTCATTGCAAGAGACTTTGAGTAGGGGATTGCAATTGAGGCGATAACAAGCAATGGGGGAATTCTGATTGGAGAAATAAAGCTGCTGAGAGTGCGTGAGGCTGTCCATCAGTCCTGTTGCTTGTGACCTGTCAGTCCGTCCATACATCTCTCCATTCGTCAGCacgttcgtctgtctgtctgtccgtggtcCCATGGGGGGGTGGGATTGAGTTGGAGTTGGGATGGGTCTAGGTGTCTAGGGGGGTCCTGTGGTCCTATGGACTCCCACTGTAGGAGTAGTCTGCCTTGTTGTGCATCACCAGCTTGTTGTCCACAAAGTAGAAGCTGTCGGACTGCGTTTTGTATGGGTGCAGGATCATCTCACGCACTGAGGAAGAAGGGAGAGCAAGGgcatatcagtgtgtgtgtgtttgcgtaagtgtgtgtgtttgagtgaacgtgtgtgtgtgtgtgtgtgtgtgtgtgtgtcggcctgTCTGGTATGGGTACAGGAAGTGCACGCATGCATGCGTGctatgtctgtgtctctgtttctatGAGTGTCTATACTCACTGATGTCCTCTGACAGAGGGGGGAACTCATAGATGTGTTCACAGGTGTTCTTGCTGCTGGGCATACAGAAACCAAACTCAAAATCAAAGCTCTTGAGGAGCTGCTCTCTGAAGTAGTGCCTCTCAATCATCCTGAAGTTGTTGATGGGCATGTCTCCCACTGTGAACTCCACACTGTGTCAGAAAggacagggggacagagagatCTGATAAACTCTTggaaacacacttacacacatcaTTAGTTTGTTATAGTTTGCTGCAGAACAGAAGTATAATTCCATGTTTCCTCATCTGCACCCAttctgtagccctttcctgcagtccaaTGAAACACtgacctcatgggtggaatgttattcatatttttcagaaTTTCCTGATTAATAAAGATTATTTTAAACAGTCGAacatctggtgtttctatgtcaaacaattttgttatatttcagtcttctatgatctatataaagtgtagtattgggatgcaaactccaaACATTTCAACTTTATATATGAAatagtacaggtgtcttctttttttaagcccataaccatgtgtgtgaggtgtatactttggtttcaaagtagatttgtttaagactRCCAAGAAACagtgatttagcccactgcagtaattaATAACAACTGGCCCGAATGTCCttttcctcatctctctttctctctttctctttctccctctctgccttattttttctctctctctccctctctctttctctctgccccctaCTGTACGGCCTTCCTGGCTCCTTGGTATCTGTCACTCACAAACACGCATGCAAGCACGTAGGCATGCACACAGTCtcacctcctctcactctctgagAATAGCCCTCCCCATCTGTCTCCTCTTCGTAGAGCAGCAGGGCACTGAGTGTCCACCGCACCACCATtcttacacacccacacaccctggCGGCCATCTTAGCTGTGACTTACGTGGCTCCGACCTGGCGCAGCTGCAGGAAGGCGGGGGTGAACTGGTAACGGACGAAGCGGCCTCCGTTGGGGTCCATGTCCTTCTTTTCGCCCGCTGCCACAGTGTCACAAAAGAGACCGTGTTAACAAGCCTGCTGTTTTGAAGCGCGGTCTCTCTGCTGTGTACCTCTCTGAATAGACACTGTTTCAGAGCCTTAGATGATCAACTCACACAGCGAAATAACACCTTCTCAATGGCGACCTAGCTAATAGGAGTAATTCATTCATGAATCATGCATATTACTGCCTGGGCCTAGTTAACCCAgaggttgaagtcggaagtttacatacaccttagccaaatacatttaaactcagttttacacaattcctgacatttagtcctagtaaaaattccctgtctttggtcaattaggatcaccactttattttaagaatgtgaaatgtcagaataatagtagatagaatgatttatttcagcttttagttctttcatcacattcccagtgggtcagaagtttacatacactcaattagtatttggtagcattgcctttaaattgtttaacttgggtcaaacgtttcaggtagccttccacaagcttaccacaattagttgggtgaattttggcccattcctcctgagagagctggtgtaactgagtcaggtttgtatacctccttgctcgcacacgctttttcagttctgcccacacattttctatagcaaGAAGAAGaaatcattgtccatttggaagactcatttgcgaccaatttaacttcctgactgatgtcttgagatgttgcttcaatatatccacataattttcctccctcatgatgccatctattttgtgaagtgcaccagtccctcctgcagcaaagcacccccacaacacgatgctgccaccccgtgcttcacggttgggatggtgttcttcggctagcaagcctcccccttttccccccaaacataacgatggtcattatggccaaacagttctattttggtttcatcagaccagaggacatttctccaaaaagtacgatctttgttcccatgtgcagttgcaaacgtagtctggctttttttaggcagttttagagcagtggcttcttccttgctgagtggcttttcaggttatgtcgatataggactcgttttactgtggatatagatacttttgtacctgtttcctccagcatcttcacaaggtcctttgctgttgttctgggattgattagcacttttcgcacaaaagtacgtgtatctctaggagacagacttgtggaggtctacaattttttttctgaggtcttggctgatttattttgattttcccatgatgtcaagcaaagaggcactgagtttgaaggtaggccttgaaatacatccacaggtacacctccaattgactcaaatgatgtcaattagcctaccagaaccttctaaagccatgacatcattttcgggattttccaagctatttaaaggcacagtcaacttagtgtatgtaaacttctgacccactggaattgtgaattaatagtgaaataatctgtctgtaaacaattgttggaaaaatgacttgtgtcatgcacaaagtagatgtcctaaccgacttgccaaaactatagtggtTAACAAGaaaaaatgtttggggtcactaacaaatgtccttgtttttgaaagaaaagcactttttttgtccattaaaataacataaaatcagaaatacagtctagacattgctaatgctgtaaatgactattgtagtgtTTTGTAGCGTTTTGAACGGTCGTGTACATAGCACAGACAGGCCTAATACTGACCTGGTGCTGGTGGTTTGGTGATCTCAAACAGCACCGTCCCTGTCTCCATGTCTTGATTAAATACATTATAATGGGGGACATGTTTCTAATATCTGTACTGTATAATGTGATAGTTTCGACATAGCACATACCTGGTGCAGGGGGCTTGGTGATCTCAAACAGAACCGTTCCTGTCTCCATGTCTCGGATCTTGAACGTGTGAAGTCGATCATGTGAACGTTCTCCTCTGGGGAACATAGGTAGTCTGAAACAGAAAGGAGACAGAGCACCTTTTAATTTGAAATACAGGAGTGCTACAGGAGGCCAACATACTCTAAGAACACTTTTAATCTGAATACAGGAGGGCTACATACTCTACAGAACACTTTTTAATCTGAATACAGGAGGGCTACATACTCTACAGAACACTTTTAATCTGAATACAGGAGGGCTACATACTCTACAGAACACCTTTTAATCTGAATACAGAGGGCTACATACTCTACAGAACACTTTTTAATCTGAATACAGGAGGGCTACATACTCTACAGAACACTTTTAATCTGAATACAGGAGGGCTACATACTCTACAGAACACCTTTTAATCTGAATACAGGAGGGCTACATACTCTACAGAACACCTTTTAATCTGAATACAGGAGGGCTACATACTCTACAGAACACCTTTTAATCTGAATACAGGAGGGCAACATACTCTACAGAACACCTGTTAATCTGAATACAGGAGGGCTACATACTCTACAGAACACCTTTTAATCTGAATACAGGAGGGCTAACATACTCTACAGACACACCTTTTAATCTGAATACAGGAGGGCTACATACTCTACAGAACACCTTTTAATCTGATACAGGAGGGCTACATACTCTACAGAACACCTGTTAATCTGAATACAGGAGGGCTACATACTCTACAGAACACCTGTTAATCTGAATACAGGGGCTACATACTCTACAGAACACCTGTTAACGAATACAGGAGGGCTACATACTCTACAGAACACCTTTTAATCAAAGGAATGAACAGTAGTTCCACAAAGACTATGTGATACTTTTACGATACATTTGTTCAAGTTCATGAACATTCTAGAATTGTCAACCTCTTGCATACAAACCAGACCAGAAATGTTTAATATATTAGTATAAAAGTTCACTTTTATCAAATAGAGGAATGTAAAGCGTGAAACTTGGTACACTGGACTACAAGTAATAATAGCTATGTTAAAAGACAATTATGCAGTTTGTTAAAGCCTTGTGCTCACTGATTCAGCTCTTCCAAAACATGCCCTTCACTAAACACTCTGACCCTGCCGCATCCAGCCACTTGGCCAGCCTGTCAGATCCTCAcctaacacagagacagaaatagctatttttattcctctaaTCCTTGAGTCTGCCAAGATGTGACACTGACAATAACCACAGAACCTCTCTGTGTAACATGCAGGCCCACAGTGTTTTGTGTCACACTACAGAACTGACAGCTTGGAATATGAGCACCTTCTATAAGGACCTCTCCCAGAACTCACAGTTTGGAATATGAGACACTTCTATAAGGCCCTCTCCCAGAACTCACAGTTTGGAATATGAGACCACTTCTATAAGGCCCTCTCCCAGAACTCACAGTTTGGAATATGAGACACTTCTATAAGGCCTCCTCCCAGAAACTCACAGTTTGAAATCGAGACACTTCTATAAGGCCCTCTCCCAGAACTCACAGTTGGAATATGAGACACCTCTATAAGGCCCTCTCCCAGAACTCACAGTTTGGAATATGAAGACACCTCTATAAGGCCCTCTCCCAGAACTCACAGTTTGGAATATGAGACACCTCTATAAGGCCCTCTCCAGAACTCACAGTTTGGAATATGAGACACTTCTATAAGGCCCTCTCCCAGAACTCACAGTTTGGAATATGAGACACCTCATAAGGCCCTCTCCCAGAACTCACAGTTTGGAATATGAGACCCTCTATAAGGCCCTCTCCCAGAACTCACAGTTTGGAATATGAGACACTCTCTATAAAGGCCTCTCCCAGAACTCACAGTTTGGAATATGAGACACCTCTATAAGGCCCTCTCCCAGAACTCACAGTTTGAATATGAGACACCTCTAAAGGCCCTCTCCAGAACTCACAGTTTGGAATATGAGACACTTCTATAAGGACCTCTCCCAGAACTCACAGTTTGGAATATGAGACACTTCTATAAGGCCCCTCTCCCAGAACTTACAGTTTGGAATATGAGACACTTCTATAAGGCCCTCTCCCAGAACTCACAGTTGGAATATGAGACACTTCTATAAGGCCCTCTCCCAGAACTCACAGTTTGGAATATGAGACACTCTATAAGGCCCTCTCCCAGAACTCACAGTTTGGAATATGAGACACTTCTATAAGGCCCTCTCCCAGAACTCACGTTTGGAATATGAGACACTTCTTAAAGGCC
This genomic interval from Salvelinus sp. IW2-2015 linkage group LG22, ASM291031v2, whole genome shotgun sequence contains the following:
- the LOC111949920 gene encoding LOW QUALITY PROTEIN: protein unc-119 homolog A-like (The sequence of the model RefSeq protein was modified relative to this genomic sequence to represent the inferred CDS: inserted 1 base in 1 codon), which encodes MSYSCTSTEAVCNSQDAPNASAKKAVTNNTNRGSGDLDSSSRSPSSRQSQPKPLVAMKVKKGCNSTDAGVPVTSEDELLRNAVISPEDVLGLQKITENYLCSPEENVHMIDFTXFKIRDMETGTVLFEITKPPAPAGEKKDMDPNGGRFVRYQFTPAFLQLRQVGATVEFTVGDMPINNFRMIERHYFREQLLKSFDFEFGFCMPSSKNTCEHIYEFPPLSEDIMREMILHPYKTQSDSFYFVDNKLVMHNKADYSYSGSP